Proteins encoded in a region of the Mycolicibacterium neoaurum genome:
- a CDS encoding RDD family protein, whose amino-acid sequence MPDGSLGKPRSAGIVSRGAAAVLDIAVVAMTLGALYVGLVLVRLMFNPTSFSLPTVNAVFSTAVMFTVAVLYLTGCWTVSGCTAGAAFMGLRVTGRHGDRLAPVVAAVRAVACVLFPVGLLWVVVDRRRRSLQDVVLGSRVVYLRR is encoded by the coding sequence GTGCCGGATGGTTCGCTCGGCAAGCCTCGCTCGGCGGGCATCGTGAGCCGCGGGGCCGCCGCGGTCCTGGACATCGCCGTCGTCGCCATGACGCTGGGCGCGCTGTACGTGGGCCTCGTCCTGGTCCGCCTGATGTTCAATCCCACCTCATTCAGCCTGCCCACGGTCAACGCGGTGTTCTCCACCGCGGTCATGTTCACCGTCGCGGTGCTCTATCTGACCGGCTGCTGGACAGTGTCGGGCTGTACGGCAGGGGCGGCGTTCATGGGCCTGCGGGTGACCGGACGCCATGGTGATCGATTGGCCCCGGTGGTCGCGGCCGTCCGCGCCGTCGCGTGTGTGCTCTTTCCCGTCGGCTTGTTGTGGGTGGTCGTCGACAGGCGTCGCCGATCGCTGCAGGACGTCGTCCTGGGCAGCCGGGTGGTCTATCTCAGACGCTAG
- a CDS encoding alkane 1-monooxygenase produces MLDPQTRTTRRWRDAKRYLWLLGAVVPGLVGLAWVLVQLTGSAIFWWVGPMMAFIVIPIVDQLIGTDDGYLTGNALAHLETDPFYRWANYLYLPGQYLSLIFACWLWAGGGWVTMTLPDKLGLMFTVGIVGGIAINAAHELGHRRDTLERRLSKIALAQTGYGHFFVEHNRGHHVRVATPDDPASARFGESIYRFIPRSVLGGLRSAWQLETARLAKAGKSKWSPANDILNAWLLTAVSFAVLIVWFGAVITPYLLGQAVIGICLLETVNYLEHYGLRRQRVGSGRYERVGQRHSWNSNTLMANVFLYHLQRHSDHHANPQKPYQTLQPSDIAPQLPTGYGSMLVLAWCPPLWRRVMDPRVLAHYGGDASLVAVRPD; encoded by the coding sequence GTGCTCGACCCGCAGACCCGCACAACGCGCAGGTGGCGCGATGCGAAAAGGTATTTGTGGCTGCTCGGCGCCGTCGTCCCCGGCCTGGTGGGGCTGGCCTGGGTGCTGGTCCAGCTGACCGGTTCCGCGATCTTCTGGTGGGTGGGTCCGATGATGGCCTTCATCGTGATCCCCATCGTTGACCAGCTAATTGGCACTGACGACGGTTACCTCACTGGCAACGCACTCGCGCACCTCGAAACCGACCCGTTCTACCGGTGGGCGAACTATCTCTATCTGCCAGGTCAATACCTGTCGCTGATCTTTGCCTGCTGGCTCTGGGCCGGCGGCGGTTGGGTCACCATGACGTTGCCGGACAAGCTGGGCCTGATGTTCACCGTGGGCATCGTCGGCGGAATCGCGATCAACGCGGCCCACGAACTGGGCCACCGCCGCGACACGCTGGAGCGCAGGCTCAGCAAGATCGCCCTGGCCCAGACCGGCTACGGGCACTTCTTCGTCGAGCACAATCGCGGCCATCACGTGCGAGTCGCCACTCCGGACGACCCGGCCAGCGCGCGATTCGGCGAGAGCATCTACCGGTTCATCCCCAGGTCCGTGCTGGGCGGGCTGCGTTCTGCCTGGCAACTGGAGACCGCACGGTTGGCGAAGGCAGGCAAGTCGAAGTGGTCACCGGCCAACGACATCCTCAACGCCTGGTTGCTGACCGCGGTGTCGTTCGCCGTCCTGATCGTCTGGTTCGGCGCCGTGATCACGCCGTATTTGCTGGGACAGGCCGTCATCGGCATCTGCCTGTTGGAGACCGTCAACTATCTGGAGCATTACGGGTTGCGCCGCCAGCGGGTCGGAAGCGGACGCTACGAGCGGGTCGGGCAGCGACACAGCTGGAACAGCAACACCCTGATGGCCAACGTGTTCCTGTACCACCTGCAGCGCCACTCCGACCACCACGCCAACCCGCAGAAGCCATACCAGACCCTGCAGCCGTCGGACATCGCCCCGCAACTGCCGACCGGTTACGGCAGCATGCTGGTGCTGGCCTGGTGCCCGCCGCTGTGGCGCCGGGTGATGGATCCGCGGGTTCTCGCCCACTACGGCGGCGACGCCAGCCTGGTCGCCGTCCGCCCAGATTGA
- a CDS encoding arabinosyltransferase domain-containing protein produces MVLCALAPLLPVRQSTATIQWPQTAGADGFISDVTAPLVSGAPRELDVTIPCQAIATLPADGGLVFSTIPPGGIDAGRNGLFVNANADVVYVAFRDTVAAVAPRDAVDSGTCGELHIWADVNAVGADFVGIPGARGTLDVDKRPQVAGLFTELPVGLDAGVRARVDIDTRFITSPTALKLAVMVLGTAAVLASVIALALLDRTTGRRLRGWDRRRTGWATWLADAGVLSSLLLWHIVGPQSSDDGYNLTIARVSSDAGYVTNYYRYFGASEAPFDWYQSVLAHLASISTAGVWMRLPATLAAIGTWMILSHFVLPRLGARLAHNRIALWTGGAVFLAAWLPFNNGLRPEPLIAFGVLLVWMLVEISVARRILWPTALAIVIAVFSVTLAPQGLIALAPLLVGARAVTRMIAARRPAQGLLAQLAPLGAAAAMLFVVVFRDQTLATVAESARIKYTVGPTIPWYQEFLRYYFLTVEDSVDGSMTRRFAVLILLLCLFGLLMVLLRRGTVPGAMNGPVWRLIGSTGIGLLLLTFTPTKWAVQFGAFAGLAGALGAVTAFALARVGLHSRRNLALYVTALLFVLAWATSGINGWFYTGNYGVPWFDKQPVILGFPVTTIFLVLAIVGGLLTAWLHFRIDYAGHTEVADTGRNRALASTPLLVVAVIMVVLELGSMVKATAGRYPVYTTGLANLSALRSGLSGTSCAMADNVLVEADTNAGLLEPVPGQRYGRYGPLGGESPVGFTPNGVSDTLEPAEPVAANPGTVNSDGPVDKPNIGVGYAAGTGGGYGPEGVNGSRVFLPFGLDPARTPVMGSYDENTVAAKATSSWYQLPPRTPDRPLVSVAAAGAIWYYEEDGSFKYGQSLKLQWGVHRPDGSYEALNEVQPIDIFQQKAWRNLRFPLTTAPPEANVARIVADDPNLSEDQWFAFTPPRVPVLQTAQEYLGNQTPVLMDIATASNFPCQRPFTEKLGVAELPEYRILPNFKQMVVSSNQWQSAEDGGPFLFIQALLRTSTIPTYLRDDWYRDWGSLERYVRVVPADRAPEAAIEEGTQNVYGWSRGGPIRALP; encoded by the coding sequence ATGGTGCTCTGCGCTCTTGCGCCCTTGTTGCCGGTTCGGCAGAGCACGGCGACGATCCAATGGCCGCAAACAGCCGGCGCCGACGGCTTCATCAGCGATGTCACCGCCCCGCTGGTATCGGGAGCACCGCGCGAACTGGACGTGACCATCCCGTGCCAGGCCATCGCCACGCTGCCCGCCGACGGCGGACTGGTGTTCTCCACGATCCCGCCGGGCGGTATCGACGCCGGACGCAACGGCCTGTTCGTCAACGCGAACGCCGACGTCGTCTACGTCGCCTTCCGGGACACCGTGGCCGCGGTGGCCCCGCGTGACGCCGTCGATTCCGGGACCTGCGGCGAACTGCACATCTGGGCCGATGTGAACGCCGTCGGCGCCGATTTCGTCGGCATCCCCGGCGCGCGCGGCACCCTCGACGTGGACAAACGCCCCCAGGTGGCCGGTCTGTTCACGGAGCTGCCGGTCGGTCTCGACGCCGGCGTGCGCGCGCGGGTCGACATCGACACCCGCTTCATCACCAGTCCGACGGCGCTGAAACTGGCCGTGATGGTGCTGGGCACCGCGGCGGTGCTGGCCTCGGTCATCGCGCTGGCGCTGTTGGATCGCACCACAGGGCGCCGCCTACGGGGTTGGGACCGCCGTCGCACCGGCTGGGCGACGTGGCTGGCCGATGCCGGCGTGCTGAGCTCGTTGTTGCTCTGGCATATCGTCGGCCCGCAGTCATCCGACGACGGCTACAACCTGACGATCGCCCGGGTATCGTCCGACGCCGGTTACGTCACCAATTACTACCGCTACTTCGGCGCATCCGAGGCCCCGTTCGACTGGTACCAGAGCGTGCTGGCACATCTGGCCTCCATCAGCACCGCCGGAGTCTGGATGCGGCTGCCCGCCACCCTGGCCGCCATCGGCACCTGGATGATCCTCAGCCATTTCGTGCTGCCCCGCCTCGGTGCCCGGCTGGCCCACAACCGGATCGCACTGTGGACCGGCGGCGCAGTCTTCCTGGCCGCCTGGCTGCCCTTCAACAACGGTCTGCGACCCGAACCGTTGATCGCGTTCGGCGTGCTTCTGGTCTGGATGCTCGTCGAGATCTCGGTGGCGCGAAGGATCCTGTGGCCCACCGCACTCGCCATCGTGATCGCCGTGTTCAGCGTGACGCTGGCACCGCAGGGACTGATCGCGCTCGCCCCGCTGCTCGTCGGCGCGCGCGCCGTCACCCGGATGATCGCCGCCCGCAGGCCGGCCCAGGGGCTGCTGGCCCAGCTCGCCCCGCTGGGCGCCGCCGCCGCGATGTTGTTCGTGGTGGTGTTCCGTGACCAGACGCTGGCCACCGTCGCCGAGTCGGCGCGCATCAAGTACACCGTGGGGCCGACGATCCCCTGGTATCAGGAGTTCCTGCGCTACTACTTCCTCACCGTGGAAGACAGTGTCGACGGTTCGATGACCCGCCGCTTCGCCGTCCTGATCCTGCTGCTGTGCCTGTTCGGGCTGCTTATGGTGCTGCTGCGCCGTGGCACTGTCCCCGGTGCGATGAACGGTCCGGTGTGGCGACTGATCGGCAGCACCGGTATCGGATTGCTGCTGTTGACCTTCACGCCGACCAAGTGGGCCGTGCAGTTCGGAGCGTTCGCCGGGCTGGCAGGTGCGCTGGGCGCGGTGACGGCGTTTGCGCTGGCGCGGGTCGGTCTGCACAGCAGACGCAATCTCGCGCTGTACGTGACGGCCCTGCTGTTCGTCCTCGCCTGGGCCACCTCGGGTATCAACGGCTGGTTCTACACCGGAAACTACGGCGTGCCCTGGTTCGACAAGCAACCGGTGATCCTCGGCTTCCCGGTCACGACGATCTTCCTCGTGCTGGCGATCGTGGGCGGACTGCTCACTGCCTGGCTGCACTTCCGCATCGACTACGCCGGGCATACCGAGGTGGCCGATACCGGCCGTAACCGGGCATTGGCATCGACACCGCTGCTGGTGGTCGCCGTGATCATGGTGGTGCTGGAACTCGGCTCGATGGTGAAAGCCACCGCGGGCCGCTATCCCGTATACACAACGGGACTGGCCAATCTGTCGGCGCTGCGATCCGGTCTGTCGGGCACCAGTTGCGCGATGGCCGACAACGTCCTCGTCGAGGCCGACACCAATGCCGGTCTGCTGGAACCGGTCCCGGGCCAGCGTTACGGACGCTACGGGCCGCTCGGCGGGGAGAGCCCAGTCGGCTTCACCCCCAACGGTGTCAGCGACACACTGGAGCCCGCCGAACCCGTGGCCGCGAATCCGGGCACCGTGAACTCGGACGGCCCGGTCGACAAACCCAACATCGGTGTCGGCTACGCCGCCGGCACCGGCGGTGGATATGGGCCGGAAGGCGTCAACGGATCCCGGGTGTTCCTGCCCTTCGGACTCGATCCGGCGCGCACCCCGGTGATGGGCAGTTACGACGAGAACACCGTGGCCGCCAAGGCGACGTCGTCGTGGTACCAGTTGCCGCCGCGCACACCGGACCGTCCTCTGGTGAGCGTCGCCGCCGCAGGTGCGATCTGGTACTACGAGGAAGACGGGTCCTTCAAATACGGGCAGTCGCTGAAACTGCAGTGGGGTGTCCACCGCCCGGACGGGTCCTACGAGGCGCTCAACGAGGTCCAGCCGATCGACATCTTCCAGCAGAAGGCCTGGCGCAACCTGCGTTTCCCGTTGACGACGGCACCTCCGGAAGCCAACGTCGCCCGCATCGTCGCCGATGACCCGAACCTGTCGGAAGACCAGTGGTTCGCCTTCACACCACCACGGGTTCCGGTATTGCAGACCGCACAGGAGTATCTGGGGAACCAGACCCCGGTGCTGATGGACATCGCCACCGCGTCGAACTTCCCGTGCCAGCGTCCGTTCACCGAAAAGCTCGGCGTTGCCGAACTTCCGGAGTACCGGATCCTGCCGAACTTCAAGCAGATGGTGGTGTCGTCGAACCAGTGGCAGTCCGCCGAGGACGGCGGACCGTTCCTGTTCATCCAGGCGCTGTTGCGCACCTCGACGATCCCGACCTACCTGCGTGACGACTGGTACCGCGATTGGGGATCGCTGGAACGCTACGTGCGCGTGGTGCCCGCCGACCGGGCGCCCGAGGCAGCCATCGAAGAAGGGACACAGAACGTGTACGGCTGGAGCCGCGGCGGACCGATCAGGGCACTGCCGTGA
- a CDS encoding GMC oxidoreductase, whose product MLTRRRFLGVALGAAAGAGAVVACQRTESGERPADRAFHQAIVVGSGYGGGVSALRLGEAGVETLILERGRLWDTPDEDGKRFSKMLPADTRAGWFRDVPPSLVPSFGGISVNAVAAQNPGSQPVQAGICDKITYGAHEVFRGIAVGGGSMVNAAIAAIPTPDQVRAAFPDIDPNEFLGTYVERAKTTLKISYRDMGWFEQTPYFQYARVGRSYAEAAGYGVDYNGSAYSFDYMVSEAAGQAPKSALDWECQYGNNYGRFGSVDQTYIAAALATGKVTLRPLTEVTGIRREPSGEYVVSTREIDRWGKELSRSEIGCKQLYLAAGVVGTAELLLRARENGDLADLSDEVGEGYGNNGDIMVAHNTAEQDPVGTLQSLLGMINLDGRDDPDNPVYASMFSLPLPLETHALGYYAMVRTGDRAVISYDRASDAISIDWPQSNTDRLIERAKLVFDKVIQANGVDYRDDLFEGKAFAPNTVHPLGGCVRGVATDAFGRVNGYENLYVNDASLVPGYIGCNPYMSITALAERNIEAILQGRK is encoded by the coding sequence TTGCTGACAAGACGGCGGTTCCTGGGTGTCGCGCTCGGTGCGGCGGCCGGTGCCGGCGCCGTGGTGGCGTGCCAGCGGACCGAGTCCGGCGAGCGACCGGCCGATCGCGCGTTTCACCAGGCCATCGTGGTCGGCAGCGGGTACGGCGGGGGCGTCAGCGCGTTGCGTTTGGGGGAGGCCGGCGTCGAAACGCTGATCCTGGAGCGCGGTCGGCTCTGGGATACCCCGGACGAGGACGGTAAGCGGTTCAGCAAAATGTTGCCTGCCGACACCCGGGCGGGTTGGTTCCGCGATGTGCCACCGAGCCTGGTGCCCTCATTCGGCGGCATATCGGTCAACGCGGTCGCTGCCCAGAATCCTGGTTCGCAGCCGGTCCAGGCGGGCATCTGCGACAAGATCACCTACGGCGCCCACGAGGTCTTCCGCGGGATAGCGGTCGGTGGTGGCTCGATGGTGAACGCCGCGATCGCCGCGATACCCACGCCGGATCAGGTGCGGGCGGCCTTCCCCGACATCGACCCCAACGAGTTCCTCGGCACATATGTCGAGCGGGCCAAGACCACGCTGAAGATCAGCTATCGCGATATGGGCTGGTTCGAGCAGACCCCCTACTTCCAATATGCGCGGGTGGGGCGCAGTTATGCCGAGGCGGCAGGCTACGGAGTGGACTACAACGGAAGCGCCTACTCGTTCGATTACATGGTCTCCGAGGCCGCCGGCCAGGCGCCGAAGTCGGCACTGGACTGGGAATGCCAGTACGGCAACAACTACGGACGCTTCGGCAGTGTGGATCAGACCTACATCGCCGCGGCGCTGGCCACGGGCAAGGTCACGTTGCGTCCGCTGACCGAGGTGACCGGCATCCGACGTGAGCCCTCAGGTGAGTACGTGGTGTCCACCCGTGAGATAGATCGGTGGGGCAAGGAGCTGTCACGAAGCGAGATCGGTTGCAAGCAGCTGTATCTGGCGGCAGGTGTGGTCGGTACGGCCGAGCTGCTGCTGCGTGCACGCGAGAACGGCGATCTTGCCGACCTGTCCGATGAGGTCGGCGAGGGATACGGCAACAACGGGGACATCATGGTGGCCCACAACACCGCGGAGCAGGATCCGGTGGGCACGCTGCAGTCGCTGTTGGGCATGATCAACCTGGACGGTCGCGACGATCCGGACAATCCGGTGTACGCCAGCATGTTCTCGCTACCGTTGCCGCTGGAGACCCATGCGCTGGGCTACTACGCAATGGTGCGCACCGGTGACCGGGCGGTGATCAGCTATGACCGCGCATCCGATGCCATCTCCATCGATTGGCCGCAGAGCAACACCGACCGTTTGATCGAGCGGGCCAAGCTTGTCTTCGACAAGGTGATCCAGGCCAACGGGGTGGACTACCGAGACGATCTGTTCGAGGGGAAAGCCTTCGCACCCAACACCGTTCACCCCTTGGGTGGGTGTGTGAGAGGCGTGGCCACCGATGCGTTCGGGCGGGTCAACGGATACGAGAATCTCTACGTCAACGATGCGTCGCTCGTACCGGGATATATCGGCTGCAACCCGTACATGTCGATCACCGCGCTCGCCGAACGCAATATCGAGGCGATCCTGCAGGGCCGTAAGTAG
- a CDS encoding arabinosyltransferase domain-containing protein, with product MARDVQIARWVAVIAGLLGFVMAVAVPLLPVTQTTATLNWPQNNQLDNVTAPLISQAPVSLTATVPCSVIQRMPADGGLIMGTAPAKGRDAALNAMLVTASEDRVDVIVRNVVVASVERDRIGGCSSIEIVSNHDGTYADFVGLTKDDGSPQRTGYPDPNLRPAIVGVFTDLTGAAPQGLSLTADIDTRFTTHPTPTKLAAIVLAILSTFIALLALWRLDRMDGRRMRRLIPTRWRTFTAVDVFVVGVFALWYIIGTNSSDDGYQMQMARTAEHSGYMANYFRWFGVPEDPFGWYYNVLALMSQVSTAGIWMRLPDLICSLVCWVLLSREVLPRLGPAVIASRPALWAAGLVLIGAWMPFNNGLRPEGQIATGALITYVLIERAVTSGRLTPAALAIFSAAFTLGIQPTGLIAVAALVAGGRPILRIIMRRRHTVGLWPLLAPLLAAGTVILAVVFADQTLATVLEATRIRTAIGPSQEWYTENLRYYYLVLPTVDGAISRRFAFLFTALCLFPSLFMMLRRKRIAGIARGPAWRLMGIIFATIFFLMFTPTKWIHHFGLFAAVGGAMAALATVMVSPAILRSARNRMAFLALVFFVLALCFASVNGWWYVSNFGVPFNNSVPAIGGVTVSTMFFALFGVAALWAFWLHVSGKTESRLVDRLTAAPVPLAAGFMVVVFIASMAIGVVRQYPTYSNGWANIRAFAGGCGMADDVLVEPNSNDGFLRALPGDYGPLGPLGGTDPSGFSPDGVPDRIIAEAIRLNNPQPGTDYDWNRPVRLSRPGINGSRVPLPYGLDPARVPVAGTYSTGAQQESRLASAWYELPAADDAHPLVVVTAAGTITGTSVAKGLTTGQTVELEYATAGPDGAPVPAGRVAPYDIGPTPSWRNLRYPRAQIPADAVAVRVIAEDLSLGQGDWIAVTPPRVPEVRSVQEYVGSTEPVLMDWAVGMAFPCQRPMLHANGVTEVPKFRISPDYYAKLQSTDTWQDGINGGLLGITDLLLRASVMSTYLSHDWGQDWGSLRRFDTIVDAQPAAIELGTSTHSGLYSPGEIRIGP from the coding sequence ATGGCGCGCGACGTCCAGATCGCCCGGTGGGTTGCCGTCATCGCGGGTCTGCTGGGTTTCGTGATGGCGGTGGCGGTTCCGCTGTTGCCGGTCACCCAGACCACCGCGACGTTGAACTGGCCGCAGAACAACCAACTCGACAATGTCACCGCACCACTGATCTCGCAGGCACCGGTGAGCCTGACCGCGACGGTGCCCTGTTCGGTGATCCAGCGCATGCCCGCCGACGGTGGGTTGATCATGGGTACCGCACCCGCCAAGGGACGGGATGCGGCGCTGAACGCGATGCTGGTGACCGCCAGTGAGGACCGCGTCGACGTCATCGTCCGCAACGTCGTGGTCGCCAGCGTCGAACGCGACCGGATCGGCGGTTGCTCAAGCATCGAGATCGTCTCCAACCACGATGGCACGTACGCCGACTTCGTCGGACTGACCAAGGATGACGGCTCACCGCAGCGCACCGGCTACCCGGACCCCAATCTGCGACCGGCCATCGTGGGCGTTTTCACCGATCTCACCGGCGCTGCCCCGCAAGGGTTGTCGCTGACGGCCGATATCGACACCCGCTTCACCACGCATCCGACCCCGACAAAGCTCGCGGCCATCGTGTTGGCGATCCTGTCCACTTTCATTGCGCTGCTTGCACTGTGGCGGCTGGATCGGATGGACGGTCGGCGGATGCGCCGTCTCATCCCGACGCGTTGGCGGACGTTCACCGCGGTCGACGTGTTCGTCGTCGGCGTATTCGCGCTCTGGTACATCATCGGCACCAACTCCTCCGATGACGGTTACCAGATGCAGATGGCGCGTACCGCCGAGCATTCCGGGTACATGGCGAACTACTTCCGGTGGTTCGGCGTACCCGAGGATCCGTTCGGCTGGTACTACAACGTCCTGGCATTGATGTCCCAGGTCAGCACCGCAGGCATCTGGATGCGACTGCCCGATCTGATCTGCTCGCTGGTCTGCTGGGTGCTGCTGTCGCGGGAAGTGTTGCCGCGCCTGGGCCCCGCCGTGATCGCCAGCAGGCCCGCGCTGTGGGCGGCGGGCCTGGTGCTGATCGGCGCGTGGATGCCGTTCAACAACGGACTACGCCCGGAAGGCCAAATCGCTACCGGTGCCCTGATCACCTACGTCCTCATCGAACGCGCCGTCACCTCCGGCCGACTCACCCCGGCCGCGCTGGCAATCTTCTCCGCCGCATTCACCCTCGGCATCCAGCCCACCGGGCTCATCGCGGTGGCCGCACTGGTCGCCGGCGGCCGCCCCATCCTGCGCATCATCATGCGCAGGCGGCACACCGTCGGCCTGTGGCCGCTGCTGGCACCGCTGCTGGCCGCGGGCACCGTGATCCTGGCGGTGGTCTTCGCCGACCAGACGCTCGCCACGGTGCTGGAGGCCACCCGGATCCGCACGGCCATCGGCCCCAGCCAGGAGTGGTACACCGAGAACCTGCGCTACTACTACCTGGTGTTGCCGACCGTCGACGGCGCCATCTCACGGCGGTTCGCCTTCCTGTTCACCGCGCTGTGCCTGTTCCCCTCGCTGTTCATGATGTTGCGGCGCAAGCGGATCGCGGGCATCGCACGGGGCCCGGCCTGGCGCCTGATGGGCATCATCTTCGCGACGATCTTCTTCCTGATGTTCACCCCCACCAAGTGGATCCACCACTTCGGTCTGTTCGCCGCGGTCGGCGGAGCGATGGCGGCGCTGGCCACCGTGATGGTCTCGCCCGCGATCCTGCGCTCGGCACGTAACCGGATGGCCTTCCTGGCCCTGGTCTTCTTCGTGCTGGCACTGTGTTTCGCGTCGGTGAACGGGTGGTGGTACGTCTCCAACTTCGGTGTGCCGTTCAACAACTCGGTACCCGCGATCGGTGGGGTCACCGTCAGCACGATGTTCTTCGCGCTGTTCGGCGTCGCGGCACTGTGGGCCTTCTGGTTGCATGTGTCCGGCAAGACCGAATCCAGGCTGGTCGACCGGCTCACGGCCGCACCGGTTCCGTTGGCCGCCGGCTTCATGGTCGTGGTGTTCATCGCGTCGATGGCCATCGGTGTCGTCCGGCAGTACCCCACCTATTCCAACGGCTGGGCCAATATCCGGGCGTTCGCCGGCGGCTGCGGAATGGCCGACGACGTCCTCGTCGAACCGAATTCCAATGACGGCTTCCTGCGCGCGCTGCCCGGCGACTACGGGCCGCTCGGCCCGCTGGGCGGCACCGATCCATCTGGGTTCAGTCCCGACGGCGTGCCCGATCGCATCATCGCCGAGGCCATCCGGTTGAACAATCCTCAGCCGGGCACCGACTACGACTGGAACCGTCCGGTGCGGTTGTCGCGCCCTGGAATCAACGGCTCGCGGGTGCCGCTGCCCTATGGGCTCGACCCCGCGCGGGTGCCGGTGGCAGGCACGTACTCCACCGGCGCACAACAGGAAAGCCGGCTCGCCTCGGCCTGGTATGAACTGCCGGCCGCCGACGACGCGCATCCGCTCGTCGTCGTCACCGCCGCGGGCACCATCACCGGCACGAGTGTGGCGAAGGGATTGACCACCGGGCAGACCGTGGAGCTGGAATATGCGACCGCCGGTCCCGATGGTGCTCCCGTGCCCGCAGGCCGGGTCGCCCCCTACGACATCGGGCCGACCCCGTCGTGGCGCAACCTGCGCTACCCGCGGGCCCAGATCCCCGCCGATGCCGTTGCCGTGCGGGTCATCGCGGAGGACCTGTCGCTCGGCCAGGGCGACTGGATCGCAGTGACACCGCCGCGTGTGCCGGAGGTGCGCTCGGTGCAGGAGTACGTCGGGTCCACCGAGCCGGTCCTGATGGACTGGGCAGTGGGCATGGCGTTCCCGTGTCAACGACCGATGTTGCACGCCAACGGTGTGACCGAGGTGCCGAAGTTCCGTATCTCTCCGGACTACTACGCCAAGTTGCAGAGCACCGACACCTGGCAGGACGGCATCAACGGCGGCCTGCTGGGAATCACCGACCTGCTGCTGCGGGCATCGGTGATGTCGACCTACCTGTCCCATGACTGGGGGCAGGACTGGGGTTCTCTGCGCCGCTTCGACACGATCGTCGATGCGCAGCCCGCCGCGATCGAACTGGGCACCAGCACGCACTCGGGTCTGTACTCCCCGGGTGAAATCCGGATCGGGCCGTGA
- a CDS encoding MBL fold metallo-hydrolase yields MSTRLGNAVLRRVVETSFAPGFTMFGGTPEHAWAEHADLLAPTFVDLAARTWRVAIQTWVLDVDGLRILIDTGVGNGKRRPAIPVLDGLDTGFLAALASAGVSPESVDVVVNTHLHSDHVGWNTRADGSGWAPTFPNARYLMPEADFRHFGPDGAGCDDAARIVFDDSVAPVYEAGQVELFDGDYQLSESVWLRPAAGHTPGSSVLWLDAGAPTVFVGDLTHCAIQIPRPGDACAFDCNAAQAAATRTRVFTEAARRRATVIPAHYPGHGGATLVACGDAFTVDDWLDIEPI; encoded by the coding sequence GTGAGCACGCGCCTGGGCAACGCCGTTCTGCGCCGGGTGGTGGAGACGTCGTTCGCGCCGGGCTTCACTATGTTCGGTGGCACACCGGAACACGCATGGGCCGAGCACGCCGACCTGCTCGCGCCGACCTTCGTCGATCTGGCGGCCCGCACCTGGCGGGTCGCGATCCAGACCTGGGTGCTCGATGTGGATGGTTTGCGCATCCTGATCGACACCGGGGTGGGCAACGGTAAACGGCGCCCGGCGATCCCGGTACTCGACGGGCTGGACACCGGTTTCCTGGCCGCGCTCGCATCGGCCGGTGTGTCACCCGAGAGCGTGGACGTAGTGGTGAACACCCATCTGCACAGTGATCACGTCGGATGGAACACCCGCGCCGACGGTTCCGGCTGGGCTCCTACCTTCCCCAATGCGCGATACCTGATGCCGGAGGCGGACTTTCGGCACTTCGGTCCGGACGGTGCCGGATGCGATGACGCGGCCCGCATCGTTTTCGACGACAGCGTCGCGCCGGTCTATGAGGCCGGGCAGGTCGAATTGTTCGACGGTGACTATCAGCTGAGCGAATCGGTGTGGTTGCGGCCGGCCGCCGGGCATACACCCGGCTCGTCTGTGCTGTGGCTGGATGCCGGCGCGCCAACGGTTTTCGTCGGCGACCTGACCCATTGCGCCATCCAGATTCCCCGCCCCGGTGATGCCTGCGCATTCGATTGCAATGCCGCACAGGCCGCAGCGACCCGCACACGGGTGTTCACCGAGGCGGCCCGCCGCCGCGCCACCGTGATCCCGGCGCACTACCCCGGCCACGGCGGGGCCACGCTGGTGGCATGTGGTGACGCCTTCACGGTGGACGACTGGTTGGACATCGAACCGATCTAG